Part of the Thermococcus sp. 18S1 genome, TGGTATCAGGGAGTACAACGGAAAGCCAATTGAGCTGCACTTCGTCACCTGTTCCGGCTGTTCGGACTGGATACAGGCGGGCGAGATAATCGCCAACCAGCTCAAGCCCCTCGGAATAAAAGTGGTCATAGACAAAGGTGACTGGACCAACTTCTTCATGGCCAAGCTCAACAGCGGCGACTTTGACCTAGCTCTCCACTGGGCCGGAACCTTCAAACCGGACCCGTACAGCGTCTACTACAACCTCATGTACTATAAGAACGAGACTGACAAGGGAGGCGCCAATTTCGGCAACTACCACAACGAGAGGGCCAATGAACTCCTCCAGAAGCTCGCAGCGACGCCCAACGCTGATGAACAGATAACGTATCTCAAGGAGCTGACCCAGATATGGCTCCAGGACGTTCCGGCGGTTCCCGTCTACACTGGAACGGTCTTCTACGAGGCCAACACCCAGTACTGGAAGAACTGGCCCAACGAGAAGAACCCATACGGCGTTCCGATATTCTGGCCCGGCTTTGGAACCTGGGGTACCGCGCTGGCGATGCTCGGAGTCCAGCCCGCCCAGGCACCCACGACAACCACTCCAAGCGGAACCACAACGACGACAACAAGCGGAGGAGGAATCTGCGGTCCTGCAGCCCTGCTGCTGCTGGCGGTAGTGCCTCTCCTTGTGAAGAGGAGGCGTTAACCCTTTTTCTTCCTTTTGCCAATTTATAATCGGGAGGGAAAACAATGGGGTTCAGGAGGTATCTCGCCAGAAAAACCTTCGTTTACGCGATAACTTTCCTGTTTGCGGTAACCCTTAACTGGCTTCTGCCCAGGCTCATGCCGGGCAACCCTATAGAGGCTATGATAGACTCTACCCTCAACCTCTCACCCGGGGAGAGGGAGATTCTGATTAAATTTTATGAGGAACTTTACGGGCTTAACGAGCCCCTCTGGCAGCAGTTTGTTAACTTCTGGGTAAGACTCTTCCACGGTGATTTGGGGTACAGCCTTCTCTATAAGGCCCCCGTATGGGATTTAATCAAGCACGCCCTTCCGTATGATATCGTTCTCCTGTTGCCGGCCATAGCACTCAGCTGGATTGTGGGCAACTGGCTGGGTGCGATAGCGGGTAAGAATAAGAGGTACGACCGCTACATGATGCCTCTATTTTATTTCCTCGCCAGTATGCCCTACTTCTGGTTTGCCATGCTCCTCGTTTACTTCATAGGAGTCAGGGCAGGCTGGCTTCCCTATCAGGGTGCCTACGACCCTTCTCTGCTTCCCAGCTTCTCGTGGGAGTTCATAAAGAGTTTCATCTCCCACTGGATACTTCCCTTCCTTAGCCTGTTCATAGTTATGATAGGAAGCTGGGCTATAGGGATGCGCAACATGATAATCTACGAACTTGAGGCGGACTACGTTCGCTACCTGGAGTCCCTTGGGGCCAGTGAAAAGCTAATGACCAAGCATGCGTACAGAAACGCCATTCTCCCCCAAGTTACAGGACTGGCACTTCAGCTCGGTCTGATGGTTGCGGGAGCGATAGCTACCGAGATAGTATTCAACTATCCGGGGATAGGAATACTCCTGATGAACGCTGCGCTGAGTCAGGATTACTTCCTTCTCCAGGGGGCGTTCCTCATGGTCGTTATCTCGGTTCTGGCTGCGAACTTCATCATAGACATAGTCTACGCCTTCATTGACCCACGCGTCAGAACGAGCTACACGGAGGGTTAAAGATGGGCAAAAAGGACAGACTCTACAAGTTCAAACTCGCCATGAAGAACAACAAGTTCCGATTCGGCTTTGGGATACTCGTATTCTTCGTGATATTTGCTATAATCGGCCCTCTGTTCACTGTGTTCTCAAGCGATGGGCTATACTACGAGACCATACCCGGGACGAACATCACGGTGGCGACCTACTCCACCAAGACCCTTCCGCCGATGAGCAGGGAGGTTCTCACAACGTACACCGGCAGGCAGGTGGAGGTTCTCCACATCCTTGGAACGGACAAGCTCGGAAAGGACCTCTATGCTCTCCTCGTCTACGGTCTGAGGACCAGCCTCTGGGTGGCGGTGCTGGCGGCGGCGATTGGGACCGCACTTGGAATCACCATAGGCTTCATCGCGGGCTACAAGGGCGGACTGACCGACGAACTGCTCATGATGTTCGTCAACATAATGCTGGTTATCCCATCGATAGTGCTGCTCATACTGGTCGCGGCATATCTTGAAGCCAGAAGCCCCGAGGTTCAGGCGGTTATCATAGGCCTAACCGGCTGGCCCTGGGTGGCCAGAGCCGTTCGCTCCCAGACCCTCTCGCTGAAGAACCGCGAGTTCGTGAACCTGGCGAGGATAGTTGGCCTCAGCGACCTCAGGATAATCTTCGAGGAGATAATGCCCAACATGATTTCCTACATCTTCATGGTCGGAATCCTGCAGTTCAGCGGCGCGATACTTGCCTCGGCGACGCTCGACTTCATAGGCCTCGGTCCAACGACGGCTGTATCGCTGGGAACGATACTCCAGAAGGCGATAGCCCACAACGCCCTCCAGTTCGGCTGGTGGTGGTGGTTCATTCCGCCAGGGCTGATAATCACCCTCATCATCACGGCGTTGTTCTTCATCAACCTGGGTATGGAAGAGGTGTTCAATCCAAGGCTGAGGAGGGAATGACATGCTCACCGTTGAGAACCTTAAAATTTACTACGCAACCCCCGTCGGCCACGTAAAGGCCGTTGACGGCGTCAGCTTTGATGTCAAGGAGGGGGAGGTCTTCGGCATAGCCGGCGAGAGTGGCTGTGGAAAATCAACCCTCGTGCACTCCCTCATCCTCAGGAAGCCGCCGATGGTTCACATGGGTGGAAAGGCGCTCTTCAAGGGCAGGGACCTGATGAGGCTGAGCGAGGAAGAGGCAAGGAGAATACGCTACACCGAGCTGTCAATCATCCCACAGTACGCGATGAACGCCCTGAACCCGACCAAGAAAATCAGGGACATAGTCTGGGATCTGGCAAGGGAACACGGCCACACGGACAGAGAAGAGGTCGAGAAGCTCCTCCGCGAGAGGCTGGCTATGGTGAAGCTCAGTCCCAATGTGGCGAACATGTACCCCGTCGAGCTGAGCGGTGGAATGCGCCAGCGCGCCACCATGGTCGTCTCAACGCTTCTCAACCCTGACCTGCTCATAGCGGACGAGGTAACCTCAGCCCTTGACGTCACGACCCAGCGCGTCGTCATTGAGCTACTCCACCACTTCATGGAGGAGGGCATAGTCAAGTCGATAATCTTCGTCACCCACGACCTGGCGATACTCGACAAGATAGCCGACAGGATAATGGTGATGTACGCGGGTAAGGTCGTCGAAATCGGACCCACGGAGGAGATAATCAACAACCCGGTTCATCCATACACCCGGCTTCTCCTCAACTCCCTTCCCAGAATGGGAGTGCAGTACAGGAGGCAGAAGCTGAGCGGTATTCCGGGATATCCGATAAGCCTGCTCAACCCTCCGAAGGGCTGCCGCTTCTACACCCGCTGTCCCTACGCCCTCGAGAAGTGCCCCAGTGAGGAACCGCCGCTCCTGAGCGTTGGAAGGGAACACTACGTTGCCTGTCACGTCGCCGGGGGTGAGGGCCAATGAGTCTCCTCAAGGTCGAGAGGCTGACTAAGATATTCCGCTCCGGCCTCGTTGGCAGCTTTGAAATTCGAGCCGTTGACGACGTCAGCTTCGAGATTAAGCCCGGGGAGATAGTTTCCCTCGTCGGTGAGAGCGGGAGCGGAAAGACCACCGTCGGAAAGCTCATCCTCAGGCTGATAAAGCCAACCTCGGGAAGGATACTCTTCGAGGGTCGTGACATAACCGAGCTGAGCAAGAAGCAGCTGAGGAGGGAGTACTACAAGGACGTCCAGGCGGTGTTCCAGGACCCCTTTGCGAGCTTCAATCCCCTCCATGAGGTTGACAGGGCCTTTGACCTGGTCTTTCGGTCGTTCTTCCCGGACGTTGGTCGGGACGAGCGTGATGAGATGATAAACAGTGCGCTGACTCAAGTCGGCCTGAATCCGAGCGAGGTACGCGGCAAGTTCCCGCACCAGCTCAGCGGCGGGCAACTGCAGCGCATACTCATAGCGAGGGCCCTCCTCGTGAAGCCGAAGCTCCTAATAGCCGACGAGGCGGTTTCAATGCTTGACGCCTCAACGAGGATTGACATCCTCAACCTCCTCGGCGACTTCAGGGACAGGTACGGGACTTCAGTTCTCTTCGTTACGCATGACCTGGCGCTCGGCTACTACATCAGTGACTCGACGATAATCATGTACCGCGGAACCATCGTCGAGATGGGGGACACGGAGAGGGTGTTCCACAACCCGCTGCATCCATACACCCAGATGCTCCTGGAGAGCGTTCCCGATTTGAACGTCAAGTGGGAGTTCAGGGGAATCGAGCCAGAGAAGGAGGAGCGCGGCATCTACGAGATAGCCGGCTGTCGCTACGCGCCGAGGTGTCCGAAGGCCAAGGACGTTTGTTTCAAGGTTCGCCCCGAGCTCCGCGAGGTTGAGAAGAACCACTGGGTTGCCTGTCATCTCTACGGGGGTGGTTGAATGCACGCGACTCTGAGGGAGATAAGGAAAACCCCGGAGGGAATACTCGTCGCCCAGAATGCCTTCGAGGACTTCGTAACATCTCACGACTTCCGGTTACCGAGGGAGATAGTTTACACTGGTTGCGGCAGTTCACACTTCCTGTCGCAGCCGCTGGCCATGGCAACCACCCGCCTCGGGGGCAGGGGGTTCAGTGCCCCCTGCTCCGAACTTCTGTATTCGCGTGAATGGTATCCGGTAGGAAACCCCGAACTTCTCGTTGCCATATCACGCTCCGGCGAGACCACCGAGGCCATAAAAGCCCTCGGTGCCCTGAACGTTCCCAGGTTCGCCCTCACCGCCTACGAGAGCACCCTCTCAAGGAGAGCTGATTATGCCCTAATCGTCCCGGCCCACGAGGAGAGCGTCGTCATGACCCACTCCTTCACGGCCTTCTACTTCGCATTCCTGCAGCTTCTCCTCCGTTCGTACGGGTGGGAAACCTACGACGCGGAACTCGTCTCGGAGCTAACAAAGGAGATTCTAAGGAGCGAGGACTACATCAGGGAAATCGTCAGCGACTTAGACTTCAGAAACGTCATCTTCCTCGGCTCGGGGATACTCTATCCGGTGGCCCTTGAGGCCATGCTGAAGATGAAGGAGATGGCCCTCTTCTGGAGCGAGGCTTATCAGACCTTTGAGGTCAGGCACGGCTTCAAGTCCATAGCAGACGAAGGAACCCTCATAGTTCTGCTCGTGGACGAGCCCTTTGACTGGCACGAAAAGCTCACGGAGGAATTCCAGGGGCAAAAAGCGAGGGTTCTCACCATTGGAAGGCGCGACACCGGGGCAGACTACTTTATCGAGGTTCCGGAGCTGAGCCCACCGGCCAACGTGGTTCTCTACCTGCCGGTTATCCAGCTCCTCGCCTACTACAAGGCCGTTGGGCGCGGACTCAACCCGGACAGGCCGAGGTTTCTGAGCAAGGTGGTGAAGTGGTGATGGTTATGAAGGTTGAGCACGACGGCAGGGTCTACGTTATCGACGGCGAGAGGGTCGTAATCTACGGCGGAACGCTCCAGTTCTTCCGCGTTCCGAGGAGACACTGGCGCGACAGGCTGGAAAAAATGAAGAGGCACGGCCTCAACACGGTTGACACCTACGTCGCCTGGAACTGGCACGAGCCCGCTAAGGGGGAGCTCGACTTCACCGGCGAGACGCACCCCCAGAGGGACTTGGTGGGCTTCCTCGAGCTGGCGGATAAAGTCGGCCTGAAGGTCATCATAAGGCCCGGCCCATACATCTGCGGCGAGTGGAGGAACGGCGGAATCCCCGACTGGCTCATCGACGAGCACCCCGAGATACTCGCTAAGGGGCCAGACGGGGCCCTGCCGCGGGACATCTATTACCCGCCGGTTACCTACCTCCACCCGACCTACCTGGGGGCCGTCTCGGAATGGTACGACGCTGTCCTGCCGGTAATCCGGGACTACCTCCACACCAACGGCGGGCCTATAATAAGCGTCTCGATAGACGACGAGCCCTCCTACTGGGAGACGATATTCCAGCCGTTCCTTACCGATTACAACGATGTCGTCGTTAAGCCCGGCGGCCTCTGGGAGGGATGGCTCAGGGAAAACTACTCCCTTGAAACTCTCGCGGAGCGGTACGGGGAAGAAATCTCGGACTACGATGAGGTTAAACCCCCGACCGACCCATCGGAGCCCCTCACAAAGCTCCTCGACTGGCACCACTTCAAGATATGGATGACCAACCGCTACGTTGAGACCCTCTACGGCCACCTGAGGCGCTACGCTGACGTCCCGATAAGCATACTCGACCCCTACCTCCTCCTGGCGGCGTGGAGGCACTTCTACCGCCACGTAAGGGAGAGGAACCTCGATATCCACCTCTGGACGGAGTTCTGGTACTCATTCTACCGCTCCTTCGACTTCAAAGAGGACAGGCTCGGGCACATCTACTACAAGACCGGAATCTACCGCTTCTATCAGAAGAGGCTTGGAACGCCGCCGCTGAGCATAGAGACCCAGGTCTCGCTGGCCCACACGATAGAGCCGGACGAGGCCGAGCTGCTCTACGCCCTCCTTCCGGCCCTCGGAATCCACAACATCAACTACTACCTCTACGCAGGCGGGGAGAATCCAGAAGGCTACGAATCCCACAACGGGGCAACCTGGGACGTTTATTCGCCAATAGGTCTTGATGGAAGCGAGAGGCCGCACGTCGAGCCGATTAGGTGGCTCGGCGAGTTTCTGAGGGGCAACCCAGGTTTCGTGGAGAGCCGGCTTAGGTCGAGGGTGGCCTTCGGGAGTTACGAGCCCTACGAGCCCCTCGCTATATGGGGGCTCAGAGGCGGCCTTAAGGAGAACGTCAACCTCAACGAGTACCTCCTTGGCGAGCGTGGGCTTCTGACCCTCTTAGCCATGAGCAACGTCCCCTTCGACGTCCTCGACCTTGAGGAGGCGAGCGTCGAGGAGATGTTGGCGTAC contains:
- a CDS encoding ABC transporter permease yields the protein MGFRRYLARKTFVYAITFLFAVTLNWLLPRLMPGNPIEAMIDSTLNLSPGEREILIKFYEELYGLNEPLWQQFVNFWVRLFHGDLGYSLLYKAPVWDLIKHALPYDIVLLLPAIALSWIVGNWLGAIAGKNKRYDRYMMPLFYFLASMPYFWFAMLLVYFIGVRAGWLPYQGAYDPSLLPSFSWEFIKSFISHWILPFLSLFIVMIGSWAIGMRNMIIYELEADYVRYLESLGASEKLMTKHAYRNAILPQVTGLALQLGLMVAGAIATEIVFNYPGIGILLMNAALSQDYFLLQGAFLMVVISVLAANFIIDIVYAFIDPRVRTSYTEG
- a CDS encoding ABC transporter permease, whose product is MGKKDRLYKFKLAMKNNKFRFGFGILVFFVIFAIIGPLFTVFSSDGLYYETIPGTNITVATYSTKTLPPMSREVLTTYTGRQVEVLHILGTDKLGKDLYALLVYGLRTSLWVAVLAAAIGTALGITIGFIAGYKGGLTDELLMMFVNIMLVIPSIVLLILVAAYLEARSPEVQAVIIGLTGWPWVARAVRSQTLSLKNREFVNLARIVGLSDLRIIFEEIMPNMISYIFMVGILQFSGAILASATLDFIGLGPTTAVSLGTILQKAIAHNALQFGWWWWFIPPGLIITLIITALFFINLGMEEVFNPRLRRE
- a CDS encoding ABC transporter ATP-binding protein; amino-acid sequence: MLTVENLKIYYATPVGHVKAVDGVSFDVKEGEVFGIAGESGCGKSTLVHSLILRKPPMVHMGGKALFKGRDLMRLSEEEARRIRYTELSIIPQYAMNALNPTKKIRDIVWDLAREHGHTDREEVEKLLRERLAMVKLSPNVANMYPVELSGGMRQRATMVVSTLLNPDLLIADEVTSALDVTTQRVVIELLHHFMEEGIVKSIIFVTHDLAILDKIADRIMVMYAGKVVEIGPTEEIINNPVHPYTRLLLNSLPRMGVQYRRQKLSGIPGYPISLLNPPKGCRFYTRCPYALEKCPSEEPPLLSVGREHYVACHVAGGEGQ
- a CDS encoding ABC transporter ATP-binding protein, with the translated sequence MSLLKVERLTKIFRSGLVGSFEIRAVDDVSFEIKPGEIVSLVGESGSGKTTVGKLILRLIKPTSGRILFEGRDITELSKKQLRREYYKDVQAVFQDPFASFNPLHEVDRAFDLVFRSFFPDVGRDERDEMINSALTQVGLNPSEVRGKFPHQLSGGQLQRILIARALLVKPKLLIADEAVSMLDASTRIDILNLLGDFRDRYGTSVLFVTHDLALGYYISDSTIIMYRGTIVEMGDTERVFHNPLHPYTQMLLESVPDLNVKWEFRGIEPEKEERGIYEIAGCRYAPRCPKAKDVCFKVRPELREVEKNHWVACHLYGGG
- the glmD gene encoding glucosamine-6-phosphate deaminase: MHATLREIRKTPEGILVAQNAFEDFVTSHDFRLPREIVYTGCGSSHFLSQPLAMATTRLGGRGFSAPCSELLYSREWYPVGNPELLVAISRSGETTEAIKALGALNVPRFALTAYESTLSRRADYALIVPAHEESVVMTHSFTAFYFAFLQLLLRSYGWETYDAELVSELTKEILRSEDYIREIVSDLDFRNVIFLGSGILYPVALEAMLKMKEMALFWSEAYQTFEVRHGFKSIADEGTLIVLLVDEPFDWHEKLTEEFQGQKARVLTIGRRDTGADYFIEVPELSPPANVVLYLPVIQLLAYYKAVGRGLNPDRPRFLSKVVKW
- the glmA gene encoding exo-beta-D-glucosaminidase, whose product is MKVEHDGRVYVIDGERVVIYGGTLQFFRVPRRHWRDRLEKMKRHGLNTVDTYVAWNWHEPAKGELDFTGETHPQRDLVGFLELADKVGLKVIIRPGPYICGEWRNGGIPDWLIDEHPEILAKGPDGALPRDIYYPPVTYLHPTYLGAVSEWYDAVLPVIRDYLHTNGGPIISVSIDDEPSYWETIFQPFLTDYNDVVVKPGGLWEGWLRENYSLETLAERYGEEISDYDEVKPPTDPSEPLTKLLDWHHFKIWMTNRYVETLYGHLRRYADVPISILDPYLLLAAWRHFYRHVRERNLDIHLWTEFWYSFYRSFDFKEDRLGHIYYKTGIYRFYQKRLGTPPLSIETQVSLAHTIEPDEAELLYALLPALGIHNINYYLYAGGENPEGYESHNGATWDVYSPIGLDGSERPHVEPIRWLGEFLRGNPGFVESRLRSRVAFGSYEPYEPLAIWGLRGGLKENVNLNEYLLGERGLLTLLAMSNVPFDVLDLEEASVEEMLAYDQLWVYSLDFMARDVQDKLVEFVERGGNLVILPMLPYLDEDMKPYSALADYLGVEVESAKARDNFRLIPFVSVSSDGIDRMITRNVVREVRGGTPIAFASGKPVGALVRKGRGSAVVLGFRLQYFSSHHDLHRKFVGKLLTLQGVRRDFEVTNGDIIAIPRENYLVLVNPRGHRVFGKVRYMGIEIPELMDGIEMGKRGVLFLPFGVRYGNVEVVYSTATVLGRDGDVLHLRNHLSGLSEVALRNVEEVRAVGGTIVDESLSGGVLTVLVEHEPGNFELEF